In Oryza sativa Japonica Group chromosome 11, ASM3414082v1, the following are encoded in one genomic region:
- the LOC4349822 gene encoding uncharacterized protein: protein MAIHHLVASLLLFFSCCHAVAAGAGVRGRLPPTLATWRQYAAAAAPPPQVVQYETRYFTQRLDHFNELPASNGTFRQRYLVNGTFWGGAAAPVFVYAGNEGDVALFASNTGFMWEAAPRFRAMLVFVEHRYYGESLPFGGTRAAAFADASAAGYLTTAQALADFAELILSLKSNLTACKAPVVIFGGSYGGMLAAWMRMKYPHIVMGAVASSAPILGLNGLSDPYSFYNVVSNDFKSESKHCYDVLRNSWSEMYKALATDAGRARLNQTFNMCKGNVDDIPGLVEKALIYGSMMDYPTPSNFLTSLPAYPVREICRAIDKPTSGNDTVSRIKDAMTIYYNSTGGLACFPGAGAEDDDPYGMFPGWTWQACTEVIMTMSYGIGNATVFPPDPFNLTAYLAGCLATTGVPPRPHWIQSYFGGYDIRNVLKRSGSNIIFFNGLRDPWSAGGILKSISNSIIALVEPKGGHHVDLRFSTKEDPEWLKKVRRQEMRIIADWLKQYYSDEAIDSMMN from the exons ccgccgccgcgccgccgccgcaggtggTGCAGTACGAGACGCGGTACTTCACGCAGCGGCTGGACCACTTCAACGAGCTGCCGGCGAGCAACGGCACGTTCCGGCAGAGGTACCTGGTGAACGGCACGTTctggggcggggcggcggcgccggtgttcGTGTACGCCGGCAACGAGGGCGACGTCGCGCTGTTCGCCAGCAACACCGGTTTCAtgtgggaggcggcgccgcggttCCGCGCCATGCTCGTGTTCGTCGAGCACAGGTACTACGGCGAGTCGCTGCCGTTCGGCGGCACCAGGGCGGCGGCGTTCGCggacgcgtcggcggcggggtacCTGACCACGGCGCAGGCGCTCGCCGACTTCGCGGAGCTCATCCTCAGCCTCAAGTCCAACCTCACCGCCTGCAAGGCCCCCGTCGTCATCTTCGGCGGCTCATACGGCGGCA TGTTGGCTGCATGGATGAGGATGAAGTACCCGCACATTGTGATGGGCGCCGTTGCATCCTCTGCACCTATTCTTGGCTTAAACGGTCTATCTGATCCTTACTCCTTCTATAATGTCGTCTCCAACGACTTCAAG AGTGAAAGTAAACATTGCTACGATGTGCTTCGAAACTCATGGAGTGAGATGTACAAAGCGCTGGCCACCGACGCAGGGCGAGCTCGACTCAACCAAACATTCAATATGTGCAA AGGTAACGTGGACGACATACCCGGCTTGGTCGAGAAGGCTCTAATCTACGGCTCAATGATGGATTACCCGACACCATCCAACTTCCTCACCTCCCTCCCGGCGTATCCCGTCagagag ATTTGCCGCGCGATCGACAAACCGACGTCGGGGAACGACACGGTGTCGCGGATCAAGGACGCGATGACGATCTACTACAACAGCACCGGCGGGCTTGCGTgcttccccggcgccggcgccgaggacgACGACCCCTACGGCATGTTCCCCGGCTGGACCTGGCAGGCCTGCACGGAGGTGATCATGACGATGAGCTACGGCATCGGCAACGCCACCGTCTTCCCGCCGGACCCCTTCAACCTCACCGCCTACCTCGCCGGCTGCCTCGCCACCACCGGCGTCCCTCCCCGCCCTCACTGGATCCAGTCCTACTTCGGCGGCTAC GATATTCGGAATGTTTTGAAGAGATCTGGGAGTAACATCATCTTCTTCAATGGACTCCGCGATCCGTGGAGCGCCGGCGG AATACTGAAGAGCATTTCCAACAGCATCATTGCGCTGGTTGAGCCAAAAG GTGGACACCACGTAGACCTGAGATTCTCCACCAAGGAAGACCCTGAATGGCTCAAGAAAGTCCGGAGACAGGAGATGAGAATCATAGCTGATTGGCTCAAACAATACTACAGTGATGAGGCCATAGATAGCATGATGAACTAG